Proteins from one Daphnia pulicaria isolate SC F1-1A chromosome 3, SC_F0-13Bv2, whole genome shotgun sequence genomic window:
- the LOC124329155 gene encoding extensin-2-like: MVNYGVVLLLGVVSLMAGSATGVPMSPGYGGYQTATPPSYYTTTSYYNEASKYYATKAPEYYTTTYAAPSYYTKAPEYYTEAPKYYTTTYGAPSYYTEAPKYYSAPSYYTEASTYSTTKAAVKYTEAPKYYTTTYAAPDYYTEAPKYYTTKASEYYTTTYTAPAYYTEAPKYYSAPSYTTEAAKYYAAPTYYTAAAPSYYVEPKYYTESPVYYTTTYATPSYFTKPKYYTEKAEYYTTTYAAPVYYTEEPKYYSAPSYYQTEAPVYYTTQTSEYYTTTYAAPRYYTESAKYYTTKAPEYYTTTYAAPTYYTDAPKYYSSPSYYTTKAPEYYTTTYASPTYYKDAPKY, encoded by the exons atgg ttaactatggcgtcgttctgctgttgggtgttgtatcattgatggctgggtcggccactggtgtaccgatgtctcctggttatggtggataccaaaccgcaacgccgccgtcCTACTACACAACAACTAGTTACTACAACGAGGCCTCCAAGTACTAcgccaccaaggctccagagtattacaccacaacttatgctgccccgagctactacaccaaaGCGCCCGAGTACTATACCGAGGCCCCTAagtactacacgactacgtatgGTGCCCCatcttactacaccgaggctcccaagtattactctgctcctagctactacaccgaggcttcaACTTATTCCACCACCAAAGCGGCTGTAAAATACACCGAAGCGCCCAAGTACTAtactacaacctacgctgctccagattactacaccgaggctcccaagtactacaccaccaaggcatcggagtactacactactACGTACACTGccccagcttactacaccgaagcaccCAAGTACTATTCTGCCCCAAGCTAcacaactgaggcggccaagtattacgcagccccgacttactacacagcggctgctccttcgtactacgttgaaccgaaatactacaccgagtctccagtttactacactacaacctacgctacacctagctacTTCACCAAAcctaagtactacaccgaaaaggCCGAATATTACACTACCACTTACGCTgccccagtttactacaccgaggaacccaagtattactctgctccaagctactaccAAACCGAGGCTCcggtttactacaccacccaGACCTCGGAGTAttacactacaacctacgctgcccccAGGTACTACACTGAGTCTgctaagtactacaccaccaaggcacccgagtattacaccactacttacgctgctccaacctactacaccgatgctccgaagtattactcttccccgagttactacaccactaaggcacctgaatattacaccacaacctacgcttcCCCAACTTACTACAAGGATGCTCCTAAATACTAG
- the LOC124329078 gene encoding uncharacterized protein LOC124329078, translating to MGNKHSHDESDGDDRSHLGTLRDFLKAKTPILSPSGKRNNKEDAGDHAHQASNNSSNLSEKVPVEKQASIDSSFSESALSSSSKPDGITKLAKELMIRSQLQETKDGISLSTFSKYVCHGCVFLGQALFREFSKLGKSAKKSTTKQTLSKEQFVTGSQKIVQLIGEEPMLTFYVQIFASDDDLLNHDDVNKFFQSCYHLSLGSTTCTGHSDEVIQMVITAMFHGKSTLSSKYVVHWVQENCLRVVTWMHRHLVHRLTVGFRVLQQNREAKVEVEHDTDLATNIETPVLATIRRESFSIFSGSPVSAVGADFSLQRQPNQSQADIEQVISETRLHPMQIWLLGCTLPVVYTRPTPTLPSSPSINGIVLMDPHTFISRMIASHSPSNWATLYNSDNDGLSLNRFEHHVMGYRGPTVSFLYAEGNRIFCLAVDLAWKESIQFWGTPNTIIVQLTPEYKVLDRGESMMYYNTSVRGYPFGIQVGTDHRHPCLEIDKEFSRLNYRKIPYALEAIQVWGCGTSQQRESQLEHKKWELKQVEKSRNVKLSAVDWNDHPDKCLLEMASHRPNYSQFGNA from the exons ATGGGAAACAAACACAGTCATGACGAATCGGATGGAGACGATAGAAGTCATTTAGGGACGCTGCGAGATTTCCTGAAAGCTAAGACACCTATTTTGTCACCTTCTGGTAAGCGAAACAACAAAGAAGATGCAGGTGATCATGCTCATCAAGCAAGCAACAACTCTTCAAACCTGAGTGAAAAAGTGCCTGTTGAGAAGCAAGCAAGCATAGATTCATCCTTTTCTGAATCAGCACTGTCTTCCAGTTCTAAACCAGATGGAATTACAAAGCTTGCCAAG gaGCTCATGATTCGATCTCAGCTTCAAGAGACAAAGGATGGAATATCCCTTTCCACTTTTTCT AAATATGTGTGCCACGGCTGTGTCTTTTTAGGTCAAGCACTCTTCAGAGAGTTCTCGAAGTTGGGAAAGAGCGCTAAGAAATCAACCACTAAACAAACACTTTCTAAAGAACAGTTTGTCACTGGTTCACAAAAGATAGTTCAACTCATTGGAGAAGAACCAATGCTCACTTTTTATGTTCAG ATTTTTGCTAGTGATGATGATCTGTTGAACCATGATGATGTTAATAAGTTTTTTCAATCTTGTTACCACCTTTCATTGGGTAGTACGACTTGTACGGGCCACAGTGATGAAGTGATACAAATGGTTATCACCGCCATG TTTCACGGCAAGAGCACTTTAAGCTCAAAATACGTCGTCCATTGGGTGCAGGAAAATTGCCTTCGGGTTGTGACGTGGATGCATCGTCACCTTGTCCATCGTTTGACCGTAGGCTTCCGTGTTTTACAGCAAAATCGAGAAGCTAAAGTAGAAGTCGAGCATGATACAGATCTCGCCACTA ATATCGAAACACCTGTGTTGGCTACGATTCGTCGAGAAAGTTTCTCGATTTTTTCTGGCAGTCCGGTCTCTGCTGTTGGAGCCGATTTTTCCCTTCAACGGCAGCCAAATCAATCTCAAG CTGATATTGAACAGGTGATTTCAGAAACACGGCTTCACCCAATGCAAATCTGGCTGCTAGGATGCACCCTTCCGGTGGTCTATACTCGTCCGACTCCTACACTTCCTAGCTCCCCATCCATCAATGGGATTGTATTGATGGATCCACACACGTTCATTTCCCGAATG ATTGCTTCACATAGCCCTTCAAATTGGGCGACGTTGTACAATAGTGATAACGACGGATTGTCATTAAACCGGTTTGAGCACCACGTAATGGGCTACCGTGGGCCTACCGTCTCTTTCCTGTATGCTGAGGGCAAtcgcattttttgtttggccgTTGACCTCGCGTGGAAGGAATCGATTCAGTTTTGGGGAACACCTAATACC ATCATCGTCCAATTGACCCCCGAGTATAAGGTGCTTGATC GCGGTGAAAGCATGATGTACTACAACACTTCGGTTCGTGGATATCCTTTTGGTATTCAAGTGGGGACCGATCATCGCCATCCTTGCCTTGAAATCGATAAGGAATTTTCACGGCTTAACTACCGAAAAATTCCGTACGCTTTAGAAGCCATTCAGGTGTGGGGTTGTGGTACTAGCCAACAGAG AGAGTCTCAGCTGGAACATAAGAAATGGGAATTGAAGCAGGTAGAGAAGAGCCGTAACGTTAAACTTTCCGCTGTAGACTGGAACGATCATCCTGATAAATGCCTTCTCGAGATGGCTTCCCACAG GCCAAACTATTCTCAATTTGGGAATGCGTGA
- the LOC124329203 gene encoding transmembrane protein 134-like, giving the protein MAKKPFSIDDAFDENLDDVVVRVYGSTTVDKSAFSSRNNSGVKPIPSEGVENQVTNITTVSHGSHPHHTPVLLSIRTGIMQDDTASKDSDSLIHESYQYSPSYFDPDRIWWKHPRVKENWKVVATAFALVIIGLGLLVTGITVLIIPSGGVQGLVFLIIGVICFIPGAYHIVYIYLAVKGRKGYNFYHLPLFN; this is encoded by the exons ATGGCTAAGAAGCCATTCTCGATTGATGATGCCTTCGATGAAAATCTCGACGACGTCGTCGTACGCGTCTACGGCAGCACAACTGTCGACAAATCAGCCTTCAGTTCGCGAAATAATAGCGGTGTGAAACCTATTCCCAGTGAAG GTGTCGAAAACCAAGTTACGAATATCACCACAGTTTCTCATGGCTCCCATCCACACCACACACCTGTATTATTGAGCATCCGAACAGGAATTATGCAGGATGAT ACTGCATCCAAAGACAGTGATTCTCTCATCCATGAAAGCTACCAATACTCACCATCATATTTCGATCCTGACAGAATTTGGTGGAAACACCCTCGTGTTAAAGAGAATTGGAAAGTTGTAGCGACTGCTTTTGCTCTTGTCATTATTGGTTTGG gTTTATTGGTCACAGGGATAACTGTGTTGATAATTCCATCTGGAGGAGTTCAAGGCTTAGTCTTCCTTATCATAGGAGTTATATGTTTTATTCCAGGAGCCTAT CATATTGTCTACATTTATCTTGCCGTGAAAGGGAGGAAAGGATACAACTTCTATCATTTACCTCTCTTTAATTAA